The following proteins come from a genomic window of Diadema setosum chromosome 20, eeDiaSeto1, whole genome shotgun sequence:
- the LOC140243887 gene encoding uncharacterized protein, whose translation MGGSRGQKKRRAKRGHGKNVHKHADGTPLTRQEVQDLLEERRQVRKAVKKTKGKFSIEQLLEKASDYLDTYEYEMAQRFCQRALQLNPDHVGALEMSGNLLAELGDGEGAMKCFGRAITLSPEEGFSKYMYMGQLQEGLEAVQFFQKGVELMVGERDKKQGDVNGASCSSDEDHAPAVTNQDISRAYCSIAEIFLTDACFEEDAEKKCKEALDHALNEDPNNPEAHQLMASFWLSKDNKENAKVSIEKSVSLWQQADVDRIQGEETDEEAGPVLAYESRVGAAKILMELESFDIAETVLHTLLEEDDEVVQVWYMLGLLQCERKMEECKPPARYYLHKAKKLYCALSCDDEEVLQHIDELLTLLGPGEGDEEDWMEKKAREEEEEEEEEGEDGIEVDSEASSDEEEDMEH comes from the exons ATGGGAGGTTCTAGAGGACAGAAAAAGAGAAGGGCCAAGCGTGGACATGGAAAAAATGTCCATAAACACG CTGATGGTACTCCATTGACACGACAGGAAGTCCAGGATCTTTTGGAGGAAAGGAGACAAGTTAGAAAAGCtgtcaagaaaacaaaaggcaAATTTAGTATAGAGCAATTACTTGAAAAG GCAAGTGACTATTTAGATACCTATGAGTATGAGATGGCTCAGAGGTTCTGTCAGAGGGCGCTCCAGTTGAATCCAGATCACGTCGGAGCCTTGGAGATGTCTGGGAATCTCCTGGCAGAACTGGGTGATGGGGAAGGAGCCATGAAA TGCTTTGGTCGTGCAATCACACTGAGTCCGGAGGAAGGGTTctccaagtacatgtacatgggtcAGCTGCAGGAAGGGTTGGAGGCGGTGCAGTTCTTTCAGAAGGGAGTGGAACTCATGGTGGGGGAACGTGACAAGAAACAG GGTGATGTGAACGGTGCATCATGTTCAAGTGATGAGGATCATGCACCAGCGGTGACCAATCAGGATATATCGAGGGCATACTGCTCAATTGCAGAGATTTTCCTGACAGATGCATG CTTTGAAGAGGATGCTGAAAAGAAGTGTAAAGAGGCTCTGGACCACGCCCTAAATGAAGACCCCAATAATCCTGAGGCTCACCAACTCATGGCTAGCTTCTGGCTTAGCAAGGACAACAAAGAG AATGCCAAGGTCTCGATAGAGAAGAGTGTATCACTATGGCAACAGGCAGACGTAGACAGGATTCAGGGAGAGGAGACCGATGAAGAAGCTGGCCCAGTTCTGGCATACGAAAGCAGGGTTGGAGCAGCCAAGATCCTGATGGAACTAGAATCATTTGAT atCGCAGAGACTGTTCTACACACCCTACTGGAGGAAGATGATGAAGTGGTCCAGGTGTGGTACATGTTGGGACTCCTCCAGTGTGAGAGGAAGATGGAAGAATGCAAGCCTCCTGCCAGATACTACCTGCACAAAGCAAAAAAG CTGTACTGTGCATTAAGCTGCGACGATGAAGAAGTTCTGCAGCACATCGATGAACTCCTGACGTTGTTAGGACCGGGAGAGGGTGACGAGGAAGACTGGATGGAGAAGAAGGCaagagaagaggaagaggaggaggaggaggaaggagaggATGGAATCGAGGTTGATAGTGAAGCATCATCCGATGAAGAGGAAGATATGGAGCACTGA